Proteins encoded in a region of the Quercus lobata isolate SW786 chromosome 8, ValleyOak3.0 Primary Assembly, whole genome shotgun sequence genome:
- the LOC115954922 gene encoding probable RNA-binding protein ARP1 isoform X1: MSQQRQFQMVGGNNNNPGQYNDTTLTKIFVGGLAWETQRDTMRRYFEQFGEILEAVVITDKNTGRSKGYGFVTFKDPEAAMRACQNPSPVIDGRRANCNLASLGAQKTRPPTPQHGSGRFRPATGLAASPAYHGSSSAYYHQPTGQYTFPYSAYGYTGYSQDAMYPMNYYSVYGGQQFSPYYATSGAAGPPGMYHNFYPFYAQYAQSSQAQGFGVQYPQMIQYPYLPQNYGSTGILSLPSSMPTTNSTGATSTAGVNGTAAGATQASGTASEQNSST; the protein is encoded by the exons ATGTCTCAACAAAGGCAATTTCAGATGGTGGGTGGTAACAACAACAATCCGGGGCAGTACAATGACACAACTTTAACCAAAATCTTTGTTGGTGGGTTGGCTTGGGAGACTCAAAGGGATACAATGAGAAGGTATTTTGAGCAGTTTGGTGAGATCTTGGAGGCTGTTGTTATCACGGATAAAAACACTGGGAGATCCAAGGGTTACGGTTTT GTTACATTTAAGGATCCAGAGGCAGCCATGAGAGCATGTCAAAACCCATCTCCCGTGATTGATGGAAGGAGAGCAAACTGCAATCTTGCATCTCTTGGTGCCCAGAAGACTCGTCCACCAACTCCTCAACATG GTTCAGGAAGGTTTAGACCGGCAACTGGCTTGGCAGCTTCACCTGCTTATCATGGATCCTCATCTGCATATTACCATCAACCAACTGGTCAATACACATTTCCTTATTCAGCTTATGG GTACACTGGATATTCCCAAGATGCTATGTATCCTATG AACTATTACAGTGTTTATGGGGGTCAACAATTCTCTCCTTATTATGCCACCTCTGGGGCAGCAGGACCACCTGGGATGTACCACAATTTTTACCCATTCTATGCACAATACGCACAAAGTAGCCAGGCTCAGGGTTTTGGAGTTCAATATCCCCAAATGATACAGTACCCATATTTGCCTCAGAACTATGGCTCTACTGGGATactttctcttccttcttcaatGCCAACAACTAATAGCACAG GTGCAACATCAACAGCAGGGGTGAATGGAACAGCTGCAGGTGCTACACAAGCCTCTGGGACAGCTTCTGAACAGAATTCATCAACTTAA
- the LOC115954922 gene encoding probable RNA-binding protein ARP1 isoform X2: MVGGNNNNPGQYNDTTLTKIFVGGLAWETQRDTMRRYFEQFGEILEAVVITDKNTGRSKGYGFVTFKDPEAAMRACQNPSPVIDGRRANCNLASLGAQKTRPPTPQHGSGRFRPATGLAASPAYHGSSSAYYHQPTGQYTFPYSAYGYTGYSQDAMYPMNYYSVYGGQQFSPYYATSGAAGPPGMYHNFYPFYAQYAQSSQAQGFGVQYPQMIQYPYLPQNYGSTGILSLPSSMPTTNSTGATSTAGVNGTAAGATQASGTASEQNSST; encoded by the exons ATGGTGGGTGGTAACAACAACAATCCGGGGCAGTACAATGACACAACTTTAACCAAAATCTTTGTTGGTGGGTTGGCTTGGGAGACTCAAAGGGATACAATGAGAAGGTATTTTGAGCAGTTTGGTGAGATCTTGGAGGCTGTTGTTATCACGGATAAAAACACTGGGAGATCCAAGGGTTACGGTTTT GTTACATTTAAGGATCCAGAGGCAGCCATGAGAGCATGTCAAAACCCATCTCCCGTGATTGATGGAAGGAGAGCAAACTGCAATCTTGCATCTCTTGGTGCCCAGAAGACTCGTCCACCAACTCCTCAACATG GTTCAGGAAGGTTTAGACCGGCAACTGGCTTGGCAGCTTCACCTGCTTATCATGGATCCTCATCTGCATATTACCATCAACCAACTGGTCAATACACATTTCCTTATTCAGCTTATGG GTACACTGGATATTCCCAAGATGCTATGTATCCTATG AACTATTACAGTGTTTATGGGGGTCAACAATTCTCTCCTTATTATGCCACCTCTGGGGCAGCAGGACCACCTGGGATGTACCACAATTTTTACCCATTCTATGCACAATACGCACAAAGTAGCCAGGCTCAGGGTTTTGGAGTTCAATATCCCCAAATGATACAGTACCCATATTTGCCTCAGAACTATGGCTCTACTGGGATactttctcttccttcttcaatGCCAACAACTAATAGCACAG GTGCAACATCAACAGCAGGGGTGAATGGAACAGCTGCAGGTGCTACACAAGCCTCTGGGACAGCTTCTGAACAGAATTCATCAACTTAA
- the LOC115955833 gene encoding crooked neck-like protein 1, whose amino-acid sequence MAKEADPSLGYLTRKDTEVKLPRPTRVKNKTPAPIQITAEQILREARERQEAEIRPPKQKITDATELSEYRLRKRKEFEDLIRRVRWNISVWIKYAQWEESQKDFNRARSVWERALEVDYRNHTLWLKYAEVEMKNKFINHARNVWDRAVTLLPRVDQLWYKYIHMEEMLGNVAGARQIFERWMSWMPDQQGWLSYIKFELRYNEIERARQIFERFVQCHPKVAAWIRYAKFEMKNGEAARSRNVYERAVEKLADDEEAEQLFVAFAEFEERCKESERARCIYKFALDHIPKGRAEDLYRKFVAFEKQYGDKEGIEDAIVGKRRFQYEDEVRKNPLNYDSWFDYIRLEENVGKKDRIREVYERAISNVPPAEEKRYWQRYIYLWINYALYEELDAEDVERTRDVYRECLKLIPHEKFSFAKLWLLAAQFEIRQLNLKAARQILGNAIGKAPKDKIFKKYIEIELQLGNIDRGRKLYEKYLEWAPENCYAWSKYAELERSLCETERARAIFELAIAQPALDMPELLWKAYIDFEISEGEFERTRELYERLLDRTKHLKVWISYAKFEASAMEEDAKDSDLVEDDLQEHHHEQKKQCIQHARRVFEKAINYYRTSAPELKEERAMLLEEWLNMESSFGELGDISLVQAKLPKKLKKRRQMVSEDGPAGYEEYIDYMFPEETQTTNLKILEAAYKWKKQKISDED is encoded by the exons ATGGCCAAAGAAGCAGACCCAAGTTTAGGGTACCTCACCCGCAAAGACACGGAGGTGAAGCTTCCGAGACCGACACGTGTCAAGAACAAAACTCCGGCGCCGATTCAGATCACCGCCGAGCAGATCCTCCGTGAAGCGCGTGAACGACAAGAGGCTGAGATTCGGCCTCCGAAGCAGAAGATCACCGACGCGACTGAACTCTCCGAGTACCGGCTTCGCAAGCGGAAGGAGTTCGAAGACCTAATCCGCCGCGTGCGATGGAATATCAGTGTTTGGATCAAGTACGCGCAGTGGGAGGAGTCTCAGAAGGACTTCAATCGAGCTCGCTCCGTTTGGGAACGAGCTCTCGAGGTGGATTATCGGAACCACACGCTGTGGTTGAAGTACGCAGAGGTGGAGATGAAGAACAAGTTCATCAACCACGCCAGGAATGTTTGGGACCGTGCCGTCACTCTCTTGCCGAGAGTGGATCAGTTGTGGTACAAGTACATCCACATGGAAGAGATGCTTGGCAATGTCGCCGGAGCCAGACAGATCTTCGAGCGGTGGATGAGTTGGATGCCGGACCAGCAAGGTTGGCTTTCCTACATCAAATTCGAGCTCCGTTACAATGAAATAGAGCGAGCTAGGCAGATTTTCGAGCGGTTCGTGCAGTGTCACCCTAAGGTCGCTGCTTGGATTCGCTACGCCAAGTTCGAGATGAAGAATGGCGAGGCTGCTAGGTCGAGGAATGTCTATGAACGAGCCGTTGAAAAACTCGCTGACGATGAAGAAGCCGAGCAGTTATTCGTTGCATTCGCTGAATTCGAAGAGCGGTGTAAGGAATCAGAGCGTGCTAGGTGTATCTACAAGTTCGCTCTTGATCATATACCGAAAGGAAGGGCTGAGGACTTGTATAGAAAATTTGTAGCATTTGAGAAACAGTATGGAGATAAGGAAGGAATTGAGGATGCCATAGTGGGGAAGAGGAGGTTTCAGTATGAAGATGAAGTGAGAAAAAATCCATTGAATTATGATTCATGGTTCGATTATATTCGATTGGAAGAGAATGTTGGGAAAAAGGATAGGATTAGAGAAGTGTACGAGCGAGCCATTTCAAATGTGCCTCCTGCTGAGGAGAAGCGGTATTGGCAGCGATATATTTATCTGTG GATTAATTATGCATTGTATGAAGAGCTTGATGCAGAAGATGTGGAGCGCACAAGAGATGTGTATAG GGAGTGTCTGAAGCTCATTCCTCATGAGAAATTCTCTTTTGCAAAATTATGGCTTCTAGCTGCTCAATTTGAGATCCGGCAGCTAAATCTCAAGGCTGCACGACAAATCCTGGGAAATGCAATTGGCAAAGCTCCTAAAGATAAG ATATTCAAGAAGTATATTGAGATAGAGCTGCAGCTTGGAAATATAGACCGTGGCCGAAAGCTTTATGAGAAGTATTTGGAGTGGGCGCCTGAAAACTGTTATGCATGGAGCAAGTATGCGGAATTAGAGAGATCTTTGTGTGAGACTGAGCGAGCTAGGGCAATCTTTGAGCTTGCAATTGCCCAACCAGCACTGGATATGCCAGAGTTATTGTGGAAG GCATACATTGATTTTGAAATATCAGAGGGTGAATTTGAAAGGACCAGAGAGCTCTATGAGAGGCTTCTGGACAGAACTAAGCACTTGAAGGTCTGGATAAGCTATGCAAAGTTTGAGGCGTCTGCCATGGAGGAGGATGCTAAGGATTCAGACTTGGTAGAAGATGATCTCCAGGAGCATCATCATGAACAAAAGAAGCAATGCATTCAGCATGCTAGAA GGGTTTTTGAGAAAGCCATTAACTACTACAGAACATCTGCACCTGAGTTAAAAGAGGAAAGAGCAATGCTACTGGAAGAGTGGCTGAACATGGAGAGCAGTTTTGGGGAGCTTGGTGATATTAGTTTAGTCCAGGCTAAGCTGCCAAAGAAGCTGAAAAAGAGGAGGCAGATGGTGTCTGAGGATGGTCCGGCTGG GTATGAGGAATACATCGACTATATGTTCCCTGAGGAAACTCAGACGACTAATCTTAAAATCTTGGAAGCTGCCTATAAGTGGAAGAAGCAAAAGATTTCTGATGAAGACTAG
- the LOC115957704 gene encoding WD repeat domain-containing protein 83-like isoform X1: MSELEVPGKEANVLKGHEGAVLAARFNSDGNYCLSCGKDRTIRLWNPHRGIHIKTYKSHAREVRDVHVTPDNSKLCSCGGDRQIFYWDVSTGRVIRKFRGHDGEVNAVKFNEYSSVVVSAGYDQSLRAWDCRSHSTEPIQCLDLQIIDSFSDSVMSVCLTKSEIIGGSVDGTVRTFDIRIGREISDDLGQPVNCISLSNDGNCILASCLDSTLRLLDRTSGELLQEYKGHTCKSYKLDCCLTNTDAHVTGGSEDGFIYFWDLVDASVVSSFRAHSSVVTSVSYHPKDSCMITASVDGTIRVWKT, translated from the exons atgagcGAATTGGAAGTTCCAGGGAAGGAGGCAAACGTGTTGAAAGGTCATGAGGGAGCAGTATTAGCAGCGAGATTCAACAGCGACGGAAACTATTGTCTGAGTTGCGGCAAAGACCGTACCATACGCCTCTGGAATCCCCACCGTGGCATCCACATCAAGACCTACAAATCCCACGCCCGTGAAGTCCGTGACGTCCACGTCACCCC ggataattCGAAGCTGTGTTCATGTGGTGGAGACCGACAAATCTTTTACTGGGATGTATCAACGGGTCGTGTTATTCGTAAATTTCGTGGCCATGATGGCGag GTGAATGCTGTAAAGTTCAATGAGTATTCGTCTGTCGTAGTTTCAGCAGGCTATGATCAATCATTGCGTGCTTGGGACTGCAGATCTCACAGCACTGAGCCAATTCag TGCCTTGATTTGCAGATTATTGATTCATTTTCAGACAGTGTTATGTCTGTCTGTTtaacaaaaagtgaaattatTGGTGGAAGTGTTGATGGAACTGTTCGAACATTTGACATACGTATTGGTAG AGAAATATCTGATGACTTGGGGCAACCGGTCAACTGTATCTCTTTGTCAAATGATGGTAACTGCATATTAGCCAGTTGCTTAGATTCTACTTTACGCCTTCTAGACAG AACTTCTGGTGAACTATTGCAAGAATATAAAGGCCATACTTGTAAG TCCTACAAACTGGATTGCTGCCTTACCAACACTGATGCACATGTAACTGGTGGATCTGAGGATGGCTTCATTTACTTCTGGGATCTGGTAGATGCATCTGTAGTGTCAAGTTTCCGTGCTCATTCCTCAGTG GTGACAAGTGTGAGTTACCACCCAAAGGACAGCTGCATGATAACTGCCTCCGTTGATGGCACCATTCGTGTTTGGAAGACATGA
- the LOC115957704 gene encoding WD repeat domain-containing protein 83-like isoform X2 — protein MSELEVPGKEANVLKGHEGAVLAARFNSDGNYCLSCGKDRTIRLWNPHRGIHIKTYKSHAREVRDVHVTPDNSKLCSCGGDRQIFYWDVSTGRVIRKFRGHDGEVNAVKFNEYSSVVVSAGYDQSLRAWDCRSHSTEPIQIIDSFSDSVMSVCLTKSEIIGGSVDGTVRTFDIRIGREISDDLGQPVNCISLSNDGNCILASCLDSTLRLLDRTSGELLQEYKGHTCKSYKLDCCLTNTDAHVTGGSEDGFIYFWDLVDASVVSSFRAHSSVVTSVSYHPKDSCMITASVDGTIRVWKT, from the exons atgagcGAATTGGAAGTTCCAGGGAAGGAGGCAAACGTGTTGAAAGGTCATGAGGGAGCAGTATTAGCAGCGAGATTCAACAGCGACGGAAACTATTGTCTGAGTTGCGGCAAAGACCGTACCATACGCCTCTGGAATCCCCACCGTGGCATCCACATCAAGACCTACAAATCCCACGCCCGTGAAGTCCGTGACGTCCACGTCACCCC ggataattCGAAGCTGTGTTCATGTGGTGGAGACCGACAAATCTTTTACTGGGATGTATCAACGGGTCGTGTTATTCGTAAATTTCGTGGCCATGATGGCGag GTGAATGCTGTAAAGTTCAATGAGTATTCGTCTGTCGTAGTTTCAGCAGGCTATGATCAATCATTGCGTGCTTGGGACTGCAGATCTCACAGCACTGAGCCAATTCag ATTATTGATTCATTTTCAGACAGTGTTATGTCTGTCTGTTtaacaaaaagtgaaattatTGGTGGAAGTGTTGATGGAACTGTTCGAACATTTGACATACGTATTGGTAG AGAAATATCTGATGACTTGGGGCAACCGGTCAACTGTATCTCTTTGTCAAATGATGGTAACTGCATATTAGCCAGTTGCTTAGATTCTACTTTACGCCTTCTAGACAG AACTTCTGGTGAACTATTGCAAGAATATAAAGGCCATACTTGTAAG TCCTACAAACTGGATTGCTGCCTTACCAACACTGATGCACATGTAACTGGTGGATCTGAGGATGGCTTCATTTACTTCTGGGATCTGGTAGATGCATCTGTAGTGTCAAGTTTCCGTGCTCATTCCTCAGTG GTGACAAGTGTGAGTTACCACCCAAAGGACAGCTGCATGATAACTGCCTCCGTTGATGGCACCATTCGTGTTTGGAAGACATGA
- the LOC115956978 gene encoding uncharacterized protein LOC115956978 — MHYNYLPGRINVEKTPEVSNDEEEQLSERMVEVSLSRETKSRIRAPWSKALIVKVFGRSMGFNYLTFKINAMWNPKGKMDCVALGKDFFLIKFYDNEDYDKVLRGGPWFVGEHFLAIKPWEPYIKASEAKFTSVAVWVRLLELPIEFYDAMVLKEIGSALGPVLRIDSFTATGTKGSYARLCIQVDLDKPLINTIKIGRLKQKVLYEGISSLCFCYGRIGHKKESCSYQILPKVAETVRVDSTPAPSNERKAEDMSESNYASWMIVTRQKNSVRNGWDRWLNQPTH; from the coding sequence atgcactatAACTACcttcctggccgcattaatgtggagaagacaccTGAGGTgtcaaatgatgaagaagagCAGTTATCTGAAAGAATGGTGGAGGTTTCGCTGTCCAGAGAAACAAAATCACGTATTAGAGCCCCTTGGTCCAAGGCTTTGATAGTGAAAGTGTTTGGAAGGTCTATGGGCTTCAACTACCTCACTTTCAAGATCAATGCCATGTGGAATCCTAAGGGAAAGATGGACTGTGTTGCCTTAGGTAAAGATTTCTTCTTGATCAAATTTTATGACAATGAAGATTATGATAAGGTACTGCGTGGAGGACCATGGTTTGTGGGGGAGCATTTTCTAGCTATCAAGCCTTGGGAGCCATACATTAAGGCCTCAGAGGCAAAGTTCACATCAGTAGCAGTATGGGTAAGACTCCTAGAGCTACCTATTGAATTTTATGATGCTATGGTACTGAAGGAGATTGGAAGCGCACTTGGGCCAGTACTGAGGATTGATTCATTCACGGCTACTGGCACTAAAGGTAGTTATGCCAGATTGTGCATCCAAGTGGATTTGGATAAGCCCTTAATCAACACTATAAAAATTGGAAGGTTGAAACAGAAGGTCCTGTACGAGGGAATTAGTTCATTGTGCTTCTGCTATGGAAGAATTGGACATAAGAAAGAGAGTTGTAGCTACCAAATCCTTCCTAAGGTGGCCGAAACAGTCAGGGTGGATAGTACTCCTGCACCATCCAATGAAAGGAAAGCTGAAGACATGTCAGAGTCTAACTATGCCTCGTGGATGATTGTAACTAGACAAAAAAATTCAGTTAGGAATGGCTGGGACCGTTGGCTAAACCAACCAACACATTAA